A stretch of DNA from Pseudonocardia hierapolitana:
GTGCTCGCCGACACCGGCCTCGCCGGCCCCGTGCCGGTGATCGCGGTCGGCTCCCACGACACGGCGTCCGCCGTGGTGGGTGTGCCGGCCGAGGGAGAGCGGTTCGCGTTCATCTCCTGCGGCACGTGGTCGCTGGTCGGGGTGGAGCTGCCCGCGCCGGTGCTCACCGGGGCGAGCCGCGCCGCGAACTTCTCCAACGAGCTGGGCGTCGACGGAACGGTCCGCTACCTGCGCAACGTGATGGGGCTGTGGCTGCTGCAGGAGTGCCTGCGCGCGTGGCCCGACGCCGACCTGCTGCCGTTGCTGGACGAGGCTGCGCGGGCCCGGCCGTTCGGTGCTGTGATCGATGCCTTCGATCCGGCCTTCCTCGCCCCCGGCGGAATGCCCGAGCGCATCGTCGACACCTGCCGCAGGCTGGGGCAGGACCCGCCCGCCGACCGGGGTGGGATCGTCCGCTGCGTGCTGGAGAGCCTCGCCCTCGCCCACCGGCGCACGGTCCGCCAGGCGGTGGAGCTGTCCGGGCGGGAGGTGGACGTCGTGCACGTCGTGGGAGGCGGGGCGCGCAACGCCCTGCTCTGCCAGCTCACGGCCGACGCGTGCGGCCTGCCCGTCGTCGCCGGGCCGGTGGAGGCCACCGCGCTGGGCAACGTCCTGGTGCAGGCCCGCGCGCTGGGCGCGCTGCACGGCGACCTCGCGGCGCTGCGCGCCCTGCTGCGGGCCACCCAGCCGCTCACCCGCTACGAGCCGCGGGGTGACGAGCGCGCCTGGGCCGAGGCCGAGCGGCGGGTGCTGCGGGAGCACGCCCCTGCCTGACGCCCTCGGCGCACACCGACTTCGGCGCTCACATCCCGACCGCGGTCGATGTGCGTGCACCGCAGTCGGTGCGTGACCTCGCGGCCGTAGCGTGGCGGCGTGCGTCCTGATCTCCGCATCGAGCCCGTCCCGTTCGACCACCCCGATGCCGTGGCGCTGCGCGCGGCCCAACGGGCCGAGCTCACCGCTCGCTACGGCACTCCGGACAGCGAGCCCGGCCCCGCCCCGACGGCCGCCGACACGACGGTGTTCCTGCTCGCCCGCGACGCAGGCGGCGACGCGGTCGGTTGTGGCGCGCTCCGGGCGCTGGGGGGCGGGGTCGGCGAGGTGAAGCGCATGTACGTGGTGCCCGCGCGACGGCGTACCGGGGTGGCCGGCGTCGTGCTCGCGGCCCTCGAGGCGGAGGCCGGGCGGCGTGGCTGGACCGTCCTGAAGCTGGAGACGGGCACCGAGCAGCCCGACGCGATGGCCTTCTACGAGCGGCACGGCTACCGCCGGATCCCGAACTTCGGCCATTACGCGGCATCGGA
This window harbors:
- a CDS encoding rhamnulokinase gives rise to the protein MRARSVRVGAVDLGASSGRVMAAEVGADRLELTEVARFPNGPVRLRDTLHWDVLALYRGVLDGLRAAGPELDAVGIDSWGVDYGLLDATGALLGNPVHHRDSRTDGVAERVNGIIPPADLYSATGVQVMPINTIYQLVAALGTPQLEAAKDLLLLPDLLAYWLTGTRRAEVTNASTTGLLDVTARSWSDDVARRVGVDPRLFAPLIEAGERIGELSPHVLADTGLAGPVPVIAVGSHDTASAVVGVPAEGERFAFISCGTWSLVGVELPAPVLTGASRAANFSNELGVDGTVRYLRNVMGLWLLQECLRAWPDADLLPLLDEAARARPFGAVIDAFDPAFLAPGGMPERIVDTCRRLGQDPPADRGGIVRCVLESLALAHRRTVRQAVELSGREVDVVHVVGGGARNALLCQLTADACGLPVVAGPVEATALGNVLVQARALGALHGDLAALRALLRATQPLTRYEPRGDERAWAEAERRVLREHAPA
- a CDS encoding GNAT family N-acetyltransferase, with product MRPDLRIEPVPFDHPDAVALRAAQRAELTARYGTPDSEPGPAPTAADTTVFLLARDAGGDAVGCGALRALGGGVGEVKRMYVVPARRRTGVAGVVLAALEAEAGRRGWTVLKLETGTEQPDAMAFYERHGYRRIPNFGHYAASELSVCYERALVPDAMNAAAIPLPWSRLGRPARRSPGAGPAAGHAHGPRKAGPALPAGGSAELA